Below is a window of Cydia splendana chromosome 3, ilCydSple1.2, whole genome shotgun sequence DNA.
TCCTTTGGGATATCTTTAGAAGGTAAGAATAAAAACTATTGTTCCTgtagaaaaatagtaaaatgttagtgttataaatatttgtaatgatggaaaatgttagtaattgctataattttctatttatctTTAAAAACTTGCTTGTGATTTGTCATCATGGAAATTTCTGCTTACAAATGTTTAATTTTTGTAAACAGAGTGGACAAAGACCGCAGCGGGCATATATCAGCCGATGAGCTGCAACAGGCTTTGTCAAATGGCACTTGGAACCCATTCAACCCAGAAACAGTAAGACTTATGATTGGTaagtttcaaaaaatatattattaggtAGGTTGTACCATGCATAATTCACATAACAAGTCCTAGCAAAGCATGATATTATTATGATAGATAGATAGTTTTAATGCTGAAAATTGCATGACCTGAATCTTTTCTTTATGTTtaactataaaaatattttttattttctcgtTGGCCTGCATTTAAGTGTACATCTGGTCTCCTGCGATACAGGGCTAGCCTAGTGTGGGGACTCTTGGAATCTCCATTGTCAATCTAGTTATGCACCAACTCTTAGAAACAACTGCTGTATACTTTTACTGGGTTCTTTTTGggcaatacattttttttttactttatatttACTATCTTTAATTTGGTGTGGCCAGTGCCCTTATAGTGTCAATGGAAGATGGAGCCTTTCAACATAAGTCTTGTGTCTTGTAACATTAAACATCACTTTTATGATTTAAAATAGTTTCATGAATGAAAGTTATAAATTAtgcattttattgttttatgacTCAATTCATCTCAGAATAGCCTATTTCACAATTTCGATGGAAAATATCCATCAAAAGAGTGTTATCAATTTCTCCTCCTCAAGCTATCTTGGTGAATTATTAAAGCATTATGCAAAAAATATTTCCAGGTATGTTTGACAAACAGAATAGAGGTGTCATATCATTTGAAGACTTTGGCGCCCTATGGAAATATGTCACAGATTGGCAAAATTGCTTTCGCTCATTTGATAGAGATAACTCTGGAAATATAGACAGGCAAGAACTGAAGAATGCTCTCACAGCATTTGGGTACCGGCTATCTGATGAAGTTGTGGGCATTATGGTCCAAAAATTTGATAGATTTGGACGAGGCACAATTTTGTTTGATGATTTCATCCAATGTTGTGTCACTTTATATGTAAGTACCATTACCATTCTATAACATAGGTACTGACTGACCCACAAAGCAAGTCTTAACATTGTTGGGGCATTTTTGCCAGGATTTACTAAGAGTGCCTGTGGTCCGCTCGGCAATCTAATCCCAAGAACTGGCACAGACACTAGATCATCTTAAGGGGAAATTAGGCctcattgggattagtccggtttcttcacgatgttttcACATCACAGGCAGGACACAgaaatcaaattccttgacCTCCATATATGTATTTTGTGTAATAGTGAATTGATGACTATATTGTTTTTAAGcctatttatttcatttgtttgTGTAGAAACTTTCTTTGCTGCATTTAGTTAGAATTTTAAATAGGTCTATGGATCTatcaaatagaaaatattttattcgattAAATAATTCCAAGTTTAGAtgcaattttaaaataattaaaattatttttgtagctCAACTTTTTCCAAGTGTTTTtgcatgtgatttttttttgatatttcaaatTGACATTTCCAGACGTTGACTTCGGCATTTCGTCAATTTGACACTGACCAAGATGGCGTGATCACAATCCACTACGAACAGTTCTTGAAGATGGTATTCGGCCTAAAGGTATAAACATGGAGATGCTTTTACCACCGTCTAGGTTTATGTTAAAGACAGTTTGCTAAGCAAGCAAAtaacataactttttgtaataCTTATtcattaatatgtaggtataacacaattataaaatgttatttgcTAGATATAAGTTCTGCAATACAACAACGAAGATCGcgaaaatatctgacacaatcttatttgtagagcaataagagcgtgtcaaatATTTTTTCGGCCTTCGTTGTGTTGTGTAGTATTATAGCAGGTGACCGTATTTGTTATGTATGTTTctatttatatacatacatttctGTTATAATGATCGGCATGCAAAGTACGATTTCATTTATTACTTGTAAAGTTAGTTCAGCGAGGGAAAATGAACCGCTGCATTAGGTTTTATGTTGAGAAAAGAGCTTGCTTTGTTTTCACAGTATTTTAAGTATTAATGTGattttattataatacttacctacacaaaaattaCCATGTTAAACATTCACATTTTATAAGTACTATGTACTATAATTTTTAggtatacttacctatttattttacaaaaaaaaactattgctAAACGAATATACTtgttattataaatgttattggaCATGTTTCATATATCGTTAATAACGTAAGTTATAATAATTTAGGTCCTTTTTGTTGAAGATGTTGCCTCACGATATCAAATAGTTCACTGAGCTATTTCCAATTTTTCCCTGTTAGACATTGACTTAAAATATCACAGACGCACAGAATCTAACAAAATTCACCGATAATATGACTCGTAACAATGATCAAGTAGATACGAAGGCTGTATTGAAGCCGCTTTTTTCGTGCTGAGTGTTGTTCTATGTATTATAAGAGTCAAATGCTCCACGCTGAAACGATTGATATTTCCAGTCCATTAAATGGGATGAAACATGAATTCTGTTTATTCTTCTATATTGTTTTTGACATTATCTGTACAGCAGgtgcagcacggttccatttttatcgactatcactatgcgcgtctctttcgcacttacatcgtggcatggtgacaagcgacaaaaacgcgaccgtgctacgccgccaggTGTCAATTAACGAGTAAATATTTATAGTTTAACCTGTTTATATTATAACCGTGACTGCATGTATGTTGTAGGTAGATGTTTGTTGGtgtgttatgtgttgtgtaCTCTAACCGTGGACTTTTTTCCGTCCAGTGCTGGCCGTAAACTCCGGGGTTTCAATGTCGCGCCTCCAAGATTTGGGAACACCCCGACATTTGTACCTGCAAAATATCAACCATTTTATTACCTTAAAATACTAGAGTCGTACATTTCTATATATTGTAGCTAAAATAACTGGTATCTGGGACAAATTCATAATTTAGACTTGGTAATCTTTACACAAAGTTGCATACCTAATCATGTCATTGTATATACAAGCGCTCACTAAAATCACTCGCTAAGACACATTATCTACATTAAAGAACGTACTACATATATGCAGATACCAGtctttatttatactttatttttaggtaggtagcttatttacaaaattttatcaaacatacctacttagtaaAGAACCTAtgaatacctacttacctataaaaagtTTGAGCGAGACATATACTACATGTAGTAAgtattttatgtaggtaacaTACCTGTAAACCTTTGTGatatctacctacctatatacaCGAAAACCGCTGCATTTatggttttttaaatattatctttTGCCTCTCTTAGAGTagattatatacatatttaaatattttaaatgtttattccAAATTGTATATGTGTATTGTATAAGTGTTGTTTCTGTCTCTGCTCACTTTGCCAAATTTTTGTGTAGAGAAGCATTTTTGTATGTTGCTCAATCTACGAGCTTATTATGTGCACGGTAGTGCACGGCCAAGTTACGATTTCCCGGAATGGCtaagtcacatttttagaaTCTCTATATCGAGGAAATtttgtacataggtatatatttatagTTTGTAGTTTACGTACCTATGTCATCTAATGTCGTGACTATAATACAAGTTTATACTctgaatattataaaatttctcAATTAATACGCCATGTTattgttctaaaaatatatttgtagatttttcatttaaaaactTAATTACGTTAGACATTAAAATTATCTTTCGATTAAATCGATCTGAAACGTTGAAGATCTATTgctaataagaataataaaaaacatattcAACAAAATGACATCTACTGTCTTTATTTGAGTGATAATAAATGCTATCAAGCCTCTGGAATACTGTCGCACGTTGCGCATCTGTAGATAAGCGAGTCATTCGTGACTCATAGCAACTAAGCAAAATGCACAAATGTAATTCTATCAACCTCGGGATGCTCCAGCAGCCTAAGGCGTACCTAAAGACGCCGACGGGAAGCTTCGCTCATCATGAATACAAACAAAAAGTATAAGTACAATTGAATGAGGTTCAAAATGGCTCTTAAATACGGCTGTTTCGCAAGGTGGGGCAGATGTTCTGTTGTGTAAATATTAGTACCTACGTACGCTAGTGACCAATACCACTTTATTTTAAAAGACAATAAGAATTTGACTTTGGTTGGAGCttaacccattcatggccacgaaccgccgagcgtacacaatacgccaggccaccatacaaaccgtttttagttaaaacgtatgactcagcttatgggtctcgagcctggcgcgaacggtaaataaatcgccgcttatgaagccggccagttggacagcattatgcaacatttttactaaccaccgattttctgtgcctatcaaaaaagaaactaattattgcagtttgtaggagtgaatatttttactttctaCAAGCTTTTAATGTCTGACCAGCAATTTTTATAGCCGAGCCTGTGCAAGTGTTaagttaaacgtcataatttcatataagtttgacatttaaattacacTTAGGTACTCAGCCTGTGCTAtctaaatcgctgccaacttagcttaagataagataagatatcgTTTATTTGCgtgaattataattattatatagatctttctgtttgcttgcatcgcattatgtatctagaatttcagtatatttagtatattgcactgatagtaaatcaaacttgaatattcgagaccctgttttcattaaaaaaaaacgtgtttataattttttatcctAATATGCCttatagaaatggttgttagcttatatgatacttacgttattacaccaaattacgtttcgtttaagtttaaatcagaatttattcaggactcacatgtgagtcactggccctgcggaactgtttgagcatgacccatacgctgagtcgctggccctgaatgggttaatAGTCCATCGAGTTGGACATCGAACCTTAACGTTTACCTAGATTTTAGACCATTTTTACTTTAAATTTATAACTATAGCAAGGCATTTATTACTTTTCAAAAATTTACCTTTACTACGGTACAAAATTATATCTTGTTTCATGGATAGCTCAGACGAAAAACTTTTTTGGTTTAATATAGATAACGTATGGATCTAGAAGTCTACCAATaaattggtaattaatgtgACGCCATGTAGAGAGGTAACGCTCATGGTTACTGGGAAATATGCTATATTTTTTGAATTGTATACTTACTgatgtttttacattttttttcctcGAATGATGCATTGTACCTAATACGTTGTGTGACATACGCGCGGACAAGCAATTCCCACCACACCACTAGTTTGAAATAGGCTAGTTTTCAATGGAAAAAATCATGTTTCAGTAGATGAGAGACATTTGAAAACTAGCCTATTATTACACTAAACTTGTAtcacaaataaaataactacctattatACACTCGGCGTCAAAAAAATCGCACCTCATCAAAAATTTGTTTCAAGCAAATATAGCTCTTATCTTATACATCGTACCCTGTCAATATTGGTATCATTTGAAAGCGCAATTAATGAACTTTAAAAAGATGCATCGTCATTTTCCGTAAAACCAACTATCGCCAAACATCGGCGGATTGTTTAAAAAAGGGCCGATATCCGATTTTAATGGATCCCTTCTTGTGCAAACATGGACGGGTATAAAATGGGGGGTAAAGGTTAGTTATGGGTTATTCGCTCTCCAGAGGTCACTGAGGTCACTAATGAACAGTTACAGCAGGAAAAATCCCTTGGACATGGATACCAGGCCAGAAGAAGCAGCTCAAGAGGTGGCACTGCTGCAAACAGGACTATGGCAGTATCAAGATGCTGAAAGATTTAACATAAGCGGTTTCCGAGTGCGTCGAGTCTCGCAGCGGTTTCAGGGGACTGGTGATTACATCAGGAAGTCTGGATCTGGAAGATAACGCTGTTTTTCCGCTAGAGACAACCGGTACATTGTATCGAACTCTTTGCAGAACCGTTTCTCCGACGCTGTTAAGCTGCAACATCAGCTTCAAGCAGCTCGAATAACAGCAGTAAGCATCTCTACGATCGGAAGAAGGCTGGAAGAGAAGAGGATGTTGCCCCGTAGGGCTGCTACAGGCCCCCAATTAAAGCCAGAGCATCGAATAGCCTGGAGGCAATTTTCCAGACTGCACGAAGATTGGACGTTTGAACAATAGAGGAATGTCCTCTTTTCCGACGAGACGAGGGTGTGCCTTTGCACCAACAACAGGTGCAGGAGGGTGTATAGGACGCAGGGAAAGCAATTCATGCAAGCCTGCACCGAAGAGACCGTCTGCTAAGGGCGCGGATCTCGCATGTTCTGGGACGGCATTTCGACCGACGGGAAAACTGATCTCGTGTGCATTTCCCGCACTGAATGTGGTCACAGCCAGGGATCCCTGACTGCTCGTCGTTACATAACGGAGATCTTGGAGGAGCATGTGGTCCCATATGCTGGTTTTGTTGGACCCAACTTCCAGTTTATGCATAACAACGCCCGCTGCCACACTGCGTTGATTGTGCGAGACTACCTGCGTTGGGTAGGTTGGGATCACCGTAATGGAGTGGCTAGCAAGGAGCCCTGACCTGAACCCAATCGAACATCTCTGGGAGCAGCTAAAACGGCGGGTGCGGTCGCATGATCCTGCTTCTGTCACTCTCCACAAGCTTCAAGACGCCATTATTGAGGAGTGGAACAACTTTCCTCAAAAACGCATCGTGGCACTCATGACAGTCATGACTGATCGCATGAAAGCTACTCGGAGGGCAAGAGGAGGTAGCACtaggttttaagtttagttttaagtttattttttctgtatttgttgattttgtagtgttttttattttttgtcattttaacCTGAATACACGTTGATtcctttttcaaaaaaaaatctttttttatggGGTAGATCGTCAATTTTACAATAGAGGGTTTCATAACCTTTCAAATAAGGTCCCATAGTCTTATCTTGCCTTATATAATATAAGGTTTAAAACggcttgaaaaaaaaagttatgatgTGCGATTTTTTTGACGCTGAGTGTAGATATTACATAGCCCACTGGTGATGTGGTTGTGTAAACTGAATGTTTCAGACTATAGATTTATGTAAGATTCTTTAAGCTGCCCTTGATACCTTTTCCAATTAAACGTGAACTTCTTcaagtatttgttttatttttagggttccgtacccaaaaggtaaaacgggaccctattaccaagacttcgctgtccgtccgtccgtctgtctgtcaccaggctgtatctcacgaaccgtgatagctagacagttgaaattttcacagatgatgtatttctgttgccgctataacaacaaatactaaaaacagaataaaataaagatttaaatggggctcccatacaacaaacgtgatttttgaccaaagttaagcaacgtcgggcgtggtcagtacttgaatgggtgactgttttttttttattatggtacggaacccttcgtgcgcgagtccgactcgcacttgcccggtttttttaaattcaattcAATCGTTTAATACGGTAACTTGTTCAAAACATACAACTTACAAAAATAACCTAATATTGCCCCACTTGTGATTTGGGGGAAATACTTTTaatggtagaagagccggccgcaaaatttctaaccgacttgataccacgatgaaatgcacaatggtttcccagaaaagttatgctaagtccgaattcgatagtctgccacggcggaacttgccgaaagtacgaaaaagaaggccacttccggtgcgaaaaaaggggctgatttaacccatctgataccgagatagtagttatggcagcagttagaaatttacatgtagacacagaaaagcgaagtctgccactattttttttgccggaagtgcttggcagacgctctcaaaggtgaccatcgggacccctaaattaacccatctgataccaccatgaaaccaatgccagtcggtaggtatgaactctcatgtcaggaatatataagtctgccaaggcttttcctgccgaaacaccatggcagacgagattatgtaagcaaggtcgccatcggttaccctacactaacccatctgataccaccatgaaaccaattccattcggtaggtatgaacccccattttaggaatatataagtctgccaaggtttttcctgccgaaacaccttggcagacgagattataagcaagatgaccatcggttaccgtacactaacccatctgataccgccatgaaaccaattccagtcggtaggtatgaaccctcatttcatgaatatataagtctgccaaggcctttcctgccgaaactccttgacagacgagattatgtaagcaacatccgcatccgtgggaccggtatacgtgattactgtaggcttatttattactttatgcttttacatatttgtatattattatgttattaatgaaatatatttataatttattaaacctatacctaatacattgggaattcattacctgcttacggcagtagtagggagtagtgggtgagttctggctcacttagccaggccaacagtccctccccctttttttcccttgttgaggccctgcaaccttaccttgaacccaacctaatgtcattgtagctcgaatctaacctaatctatttttattgcttttagaaaatattctaataacaattatctacttttgcaaagttaaatgttgaattctttatttcgcaaaatggaattttaatgtgagtataatgtatgtgcaatctacttagaaactgggtttagaaatataaaaacacacattttatataggataataagtttattcaagtaatattctgaacatatgagatatagtaacatcattacttattctgtgtacagtggagaaaacatgcaagttgacatttttcgttttaaaataaagataaactaaacagtatttgccacaaaccgatgtaaaaaaaactttgcagttgttgattacaataccatatcttaaggccccagtacacaatgggccatcgccggccattccaagggacgcatttatgcgttagagggagcaaatgatattgctatctcattttaccgcatggctgcgtcccttggagtggccggcaatggcccattgtgtactggggcctttacaatttctctccatgaacattttatgatacccaaccaaccttccggttttcgcccgaatgaattaaaatattcaccaacaccattgacatcaatataaatggctatccgatgtcagccaggtttaaaatccggatctaaattgataataagcaatttaaacaggtgaacaggtagctgaacaaacattggcattttgttggctgcaaatacattcgattccacgcctatattcattttactcatatagtgttacacagaactcatttgctgtcaagaattaccgacaattgtcgtgtttcttgtgacaattgtcattagcttcgcaaaataagtacttagtatttggcgatataatggagtttttattttattaacatgttggtggcaaacaagcacaccgcccgtctgatggtaagcggttaccgtagcctatggaggcctgtaacgtcagtaccaactgtgatgtcgacaagtgtcgcacctgccaccgtagtgaaatagaggccaggccccaatttcacatcggtgacaggtgcgacgaattgtaaaatcactatcgctgacgtcacaggcatccatgggctacgattaccacttaccatcgggcgggccgtattcctgtttgccacaatcatcgtattatttaaaaaaaactttattatatcggaaaaaacagatatttctcaaacatacatatatcccaaaaactttaacgtttacgtttttaaatacagggtgaccttagccattggacaaaccctgaaatcccacatagggttacttctcagaaatgctctaacggtaatttctttttaattagaacaaaagataaaacattaaattatcaaacaaaagttaattccaataatcgacaacaaaaagaaacatactgtattaatcattggcagtgcttttgacaatttgtttgaaaatgtgcggcaatgatgacatttgtcaaaagtcagaatcttattaatgtcataaataaaaaagataatcaaaacggtcgaagaaagttttaattaatttaatttaatgtaataatttaataattaataattaatcttatttaaagctgcaacacgactgattaattgacatgattgttctcccagaaggaggttcgtggggtgttagactttggtacggtcgtatagagggcggtctcgtgacttcagaaaattccgacttttggcctaccgcttccggtcagaaaaatgttcgacggcccggccaaacggtgggaggtaggtggggggtgctcgaccaaatgtcatagaggaccctggcagtttttgacgccgccattttttttcaaaatggctgactttttttttttattttttcaagtttgtcctagcgcgctgaaattttggtcacggaatctcggggtcctctagattcgtatggaaaaaaaaaatttcgaaaaaatccaagatggcggaaaaaatggccccttttattttgaatggcaacttttaaacggtgcgagataggtggggggtgctcgaccaaatgtcatagagggccccgaaacaaaataaactgcatttaaaaattttcaaacgggccgactttttttattttattttttcaagttggtccgagcgcgctgagatttggcatggcgagagatagaagcctctagattcctatgaaaaaaaaaattttttggaaaaaatccaagatggcggaaataatggtcattttaattttgtatggcaacttttaaacggtgcgaggtaggtggggggtgctcgaccaaatgtcatagagggccccgaaacaaagcaaactgcatttaaaaaaattcaaaaaggccgacttttttttttaatttttcaagttggtccgagtgcgctgagatttggcatgcggcgagctaggggacccagcattaccatgtaaaaaaaatttttggaaaaatccaaaatggcgggcgacaagggcaaaattcaaatttccaagtaggttaagcgagcccgaagggcgagcttcaggccgggaggccgaaggccgaccccgtgTAGGGctgtcaggcccggagcttcaccccgaatatccaagcgtgccccacccccagtaattttgggcgaggccgaaggccgagctgcgggaatgacgaacaaagcaaaatcctatacaaaaagtgtgttaagcgagcccgaagggcaagcttcaggccgggaggccgaaggccgaccccggcggagggccgaaggcccggagcctccaccccgactcccaaaacgcgaggccgaaggccgagctgcgtgaatgcagttcccccaagcgttctacaatgtcaactgtcttgataagcgaagccggcgggccgaaggcccgacggcgaagcgtcgaggctcgcgaaggccgaaggccgagctccgcgtagggccaaaggcccgaagcgtcacacgagagggggaagttggcctacggccttcggccttcggcccgccgtttcgcttgtctaagacacttttcctattgggtcgtgtttaagctccaacttcccgcttaagccccgaagcaaaaccaaccctcccaactgttttaataagcgaagcggcgggccgaaggcccgacgctgagcttcgaaacccagcgaaggacgaaggccgagctccgcgtagggccgaaggcccggagcgtcccttacgagttcccaagcacgcgaggccaggccgagctgcgggaatgtagtgctttcacgcggatcttttcgtcctagcaaaagtacaactttatttctttttccctttggaaaacaaactactactactactactacaacaaaaacaacagcaccaacaacaaactacaagaagaccgcggggccctcgggccccgcgcacagggcaaaatctagtcatactatttattacctcaggagctactaacacatacaggttgctccaaagtaaaaaaatcgtaatttgttatgatactttgtatactggttctaaataccattgacgtgtaaaattgtattgattttatgaataaattattgaatattgaatataaataccctaatgcatggacaccctgtatatcaacttgaaagaaaatgttcaatatttctttatagtgcgactccttagctcgatttagtatggaggtacagtctggctaataaaagatgaacctgcaaaaatgcggtcctggtctgacccatcctaaatcctgtcccatccggcagaaagcacgaaacttggcatgcaaacttcaaacttcaacatttattcagcaaataggccgcaagggcactattacacgccgctaaagaaattttcacttcaaaaagttttgagatgtaatgtgaaaccaagtcggttattttaatcagtgccagggggtgttaaaacagtatcaataagatatctttaatttgtaatttttagcgagttttagcggtgggcaaagtaatccggtgatttggcatccataccaacattgcccaccaccaaaaacggattagggttgtcactttcatctaatttacccaacttcgcatgtaaaataaggttatgtttgtacactaaagtaagtttataaatatatactgtatttaatttgtcttattatcctttacttagatgttttatcccgttaactaatgaaaaacacagcaaaaatcatatttttggccattaaactattgtaacagattttctcaaaagtgacaaccctagcctttgtaaaatgcttaggcgagccttatatggaaatgagcaaaaacgggtaggcaacattgcccagcaaatttatttaaaagtttttacacttatcgctaagttattaacagggaatggtaggattgcccaaaaccagtgatccttagacatcatcatcatacgagctgtatttgaataccaaattgacgtgggcaatgttggcgaaaactccggatatctttgcccaccctctaaaacgcaaaaaaatgggtaaaaacacgataaaaatattttttcttcaaataaactgatgcgtttgatcacaatggacgtgctgagcaaaaaaagtaattacgatttgttttttttttgagaaattcgtgtttttttttaaatgcgggcaaagttggtgataatgaccggtacctactcttcgaaggccgcaaaaatatatgacatgctcttatggttctacaaataagatcgtgtcagatatttttgcggccttcgttgtgtgttgtgtaacataaattgcaggtgactgtatattaggaataattattttatttagtttcaacgaaagtttcaagtttagtacgaaaatacttcagatatacaatatgcacaaaatgtagacctaatcgaaataaaacattgctttttatagtaaatttttttaaaaacattcgatacataggtatacataacaataaccaggccacagcggtattggcctgtaagctttatctcggtctccaaagccgcaaaaactcgctagtacttcgtgctggtct
It encodes the following:
- the LOC134806534 gene encoding programmed cell death protein 6 isoform X2, encoding MSFQSPMPSREFLWDIFRRVDKDRSGHISADELQQALSNGTWNPFNPETVRLMIGMFDKQNRGVISFEDFGALWKYVTDWQNCFRSFDRDNSGNIDRQELKNALTAFGYRLSDEVVGIMVQKFDRFGRGTILFDDFIQCCVTLYTLTSAFRQFDTDQDGVITIHYEQFLKMVFGLKV
- the LOC134806534 gene encoding programmed cell death protein 6 isoform X1, with translation MSFQSPMPSREFLWDIFRRVDKDRSGHISADELQQALSNGTWNPFNPETVRLMIGMFDKQNRGVISFEDFGALWKYVTDWQNCFRSFDRDNSGNIDRQELKNALTAFGYRLSDEVVGIMVQKFDRFGRGTILFDDFIQCCVTLYTLTSAFRQFDTDQDGVITIHYEQFLKMVFGLKCWP